A genomic segment from Chelonoidis abingdonii isolate Lonesome George chromosome 24, CheloAbing_2.0, whole genome shotgun sequence encodes:
- the USP20 gene encoding ubiquitin carboxyl-terminal hydrolase 20 isoform X1: MGDTRDICPHLDSIGEVTKDELLLKSKGTCQSCRAGGPNLWACLQVACPYVGCGESFADHSTLHAQAKKHNLTVNLTTFRVWCYACEKEVFLDQRLAAHAPSSSSKFSDQEPILPAHPLKAVPIAVADEGESESEEDDLKPRGLTGMKNLGNSCYMNAALQALSNCPPLTQFFLECGGLVRTDKKPALCKSYQKLVSEVWHKKRPSYVVPSSLSHGIKLVNPMFRGYAQQDTQEFLRCLMDQLHEELKEPIVAEARDSDSSDTDDKREGDRSPSEDEFLSCDSSSDRGDMDGQSRTGGMSGSLAEAELLIQDEAGRGISEKERLKDRKFTYSHRRSNSEQVDEDADVDTTMNPIDGRASPETLPPPCPASPCRTPEPDNDAYVRCSSRPCSPVHQEMHSKLSSSPPRSSPVRLGPSYVLKKAQVLASGKKKKELRYRSIISDIFDGSILSLVQCLTCDRVRLLTAVAQVSTTVETFQDLSLPIPGKEDLAKLHSAIYQNVPAKTGACGDNYTSQGWIAFIMEYIRRFVVSCIPSWFWGPVVTLEDCLAAFFAAEELKGDNMYSCERCKKLRNGVKYCKVLRLPEILCIHLKRFRHEVMYSFKINSHVSFPLEGLDLRPFLAKECVSQITTYDLLSVICHHGTAGSGHYIAYCQNVINGQWYEFDDQYVTEVHETVVQNAEAYVLFYRKSSEEAVRERQKVVSLATMKEPTLLQFYISREWLNKFNTFAEPGPITNHTFLCTHGGIPPNKYHYIDDLVVILPQTVWEYLYNRFGGGPAVNHLYVCSVCQVEIEALAKRRRIEIDTFIKLNKAFQAEESPSVIYCISMQWFREWEAFVKGKDNEPPGPIDNSRIALAKGGGHVQVKQGADYGQISEETWIYLNTLYGGGPEIPVRQNVAQVQELESLHGEQKIEAETRAA, translated from the exons ATGGGAGATACAAGAGACATTTGTCCTCACCTCGATTCCATAGGTGAGGTCACCAAGGATGAACTGCTGCTCAAATCAAAG GGGACTTGCCAGTcgtgcagagctgggggaccgAACCTCTGGGCTTGCCTGCAG GTTGCTTGTCCTTATGTTGGGTGTGGGGAATCCTTTGCGGATCATAGCACCCTTCACGCACAG GCCAAAAAACACAACCTGACCGTGAACCTGACGACATTCCGGGTGTGGTGTTATGCCTGTGAAAAGGAGGTATTCTTGGACCAGAGACTGGCAGCACATGCACCATCCTCGTCATCAAAGTTCAGCGATCAG GAGCCTATATTGCCTGCTCACCCGTTGAAGGCAGTTCCAATTGCAGTGGCTGATGAAGGGGAATCGGAATCGGAGGAGGATGATCTGAAACCAAGAG GCCTTACTGGAATGAAAAACCTTGGGAACTCTTGCTACATGAATGCAGCGCTTCAGGCCCTCTCTAACTG CCCGCCTCTCACACAGTTTTTTCTGGAGTGTGGCGGGCTGGTGCGTACGGACAAGAAGCCAGCATTGTGCAAAAGTTACCAGAAACTGGTCTCTGAGGTTTGGCACAAGAAGCG CCCAAGCTATGTGGTTCCAAGCAGCTTGTCTCATGGAATTAAACTGGTCAACCCCATGTTCCGGGGCTATGCACAGCAG GACACCCAAGAGTTTCTGCGATGCCTGATGGACCAGCTTCATGAAGAGCTAAAGGAACCAATTGTTGCTGAGGCAAGAGACTCTGACTCCAGTGACACGGATGACAAGCGGGAAGGTGACCGTAGCCCCTCGGAGGATGAGTTCCTCTCTTGTGATTCGAGCAGTGACAGGGGTGATATGGATGGACAAAGCAGGACAGGGGGCATGAGCGGCTCCCTAGCAGAGGCAGAGTTGCTGATCCAGGATGAGGCCGGGAGAGGGATCTCTGAGAAAGAGAGGCTGAAAGACAGGAAATTCACCTACAGCCACCGGCGGAGCAACTCGGAACAAGTTGATGAGGATGCAGACGTTGATACCACCATGAATCCAATTGATGGCAGAGCTTCTCCTGAAACCCtacctcccccctgccctgccagcccATGTAGGACACCAG AGCCGGACAACGATGCCTATGTGCGCTGCTCCTCGCGCCCCTGCAGCCCGGTTCACCAGGAGATGCACTCCAAACTGTCCAGCAGCCCCCCTCGCTCCAGTCCTGTGCGCCTGGGACCTTCCTATGTGCTGAAAAAAG CCCAGGTGCTGGCTTCcgggaagaagaagaaagagcttCGTTACCGCAGCATTATTTCGGACATCTTTGATGGCTCCATTCTCAGCCTGGTGCAATGCCTCACCTGCGACAGAGTGCGTCTCCTTACTGCCGTTGCTCAA GTATCCACAACGGTGGAGACGTTCCAGGATCTGTCGCTGCCAATCCCTGGGAAGGAGGACTTGGCCAAGCTGCATTCCGCCATTTACCAAAATGTGCCTGCTAAGACAGGGGCCTGTGGGGACAATTACACCTCGCAAGGCTGGATTGCCTTCATCATGGAGTACATCAGGAG GTTTGTGGTGTCCTGTATCCCCAGTTGgttttggggtcctgtggtcacACTGGAGGACTGTCTTGCTGCCTTTTTTGCTGCCGAAGAGTTGAAAG GGGACAACATGTACAGCTGTGAACGGTGTAAAAA acTGCGGAATGGCGTGAAATACTGCAAAGTTCTCCGGTTACCTGAG ATCCTGTGCATCCACTTGAAACGGTTCCGGCACGAGGTCATGTATTCCTTCAAAATCAACAGCCATGTCTCCTTCCCGCTGGAAGGACTGGACCTTCGTCCCTTCCTGGCCAAGGAATGCGTCTCCCAGATCACCACCTACGATCTCttgtctgtcatctgccatcacggCACAGCAGGCA GTGGGCACTACATCGCGTATTGCCAGAACGTGATCAATGGCCAGTGGTATGAGTTTGATGATCAATATGTCACTGAGGTCCATGAGACAGTGGTACAGAACGCGGAGGCCTATGTCCTGTTCTACAG GAAGAGCAGTGAGGAGGCTGTGCGGGAGCGGCAGAAGGTCGTGTCCCTTGCCACCATGAAGGAACCCACCTTGCTGCAGTTCTACATCTCTCGAGAGTGGCTCAACAAATTCAACACCTTTGCAGAGCCTGGTCCCATTACCAACCACACGTTCCTGTGCACACATGGAG GGATCCCACCCAATAAATACCATTACATTGATGACCTGGTGGTGATACTGCCCCAGACTGTGTGGGAGTATCTGTATAACAG GTTTGGGGGAGGCCCTGCCGTGAACCATCTGTATGTGTGCTCGGTCTGCCAGGTGGAGATCGAAGCCCTGGCCAAACGCAGGAGGATTGAGATTGACACCTTCATTAAG CTGAACAAGGCATTCCAGGCAGAGGAGTCTCCCAGTGTCATCTACTGTATCAGCATGCAGTGGTTCCGTGAGTGGGAGGCTTTCGTCAAGGGGAAAGATAATG AGCCTCCTGGACCAATTGACAACAGCAGGATTGCACTCGCAAAAGGAGGTGGACACGTGCAGGTGAAGCAGG GAGCTGATTATGGGCAGATTTCCGAGGAGACGTGGATTTACTTGAACACGCTGTATGGAGGAGGGCCGGAAATCCCTGTACGCCAGAACGTCGCGCAGGTGCAGGAACTGGAGAGCCTGCATGGGGAACAGAAGATAGAGGCTGAGACGCGGGCTGCGTGA
- the USP20 gene encoding ubiquitin carboxyl-terminal hydrolase 20 isoform X2: MGDTRDICPHLDSIGEVTKDELLLKSKGTCQSCRAGGPNLWACLQVACPYVGCGESFADHSTLHAQAKKHNLTVNLTTFRVWCYACEKEVFLDQRLAAHAPSSSSKFSDQEPILPAHPLKAVPIAVADEGESESEEDDLKPRGLTGMKNLGNSCYMNAALQALSNCPPLTQFFLECGGLVRTDKKPALCKSYQKLVSEVWHKKRPSYVVPSSLSHGIKLVNPMFRGYAQQDTQEFLRCLMDQLHEELKEPIVAEARDSDSSDTDDKREGDRSPSEDEFLSCDSSSDRGDMDGQSRTGGMSGSLAEAELLIQDEAGRGISEKERLKDRKFTYSHRRSNSEQVDEDADVDTTMNPIDGRASPETLPPPCPASPCRTPEPDNDAYVRCSSRPCSPVHQEMHSKLSSSPPRSSPVRLGPSYVLKKAQVLASGKKKKELRYRSIISDIFDGSILSLVQCLTCDRVSTTVETFQDLSLPIPGKEDLAKLHSAIYQNVPAKTGACGDNYTSQGWIAFIMEYIRRFVVSCIPSWFWGPVVTLEDCLAAFFAAEELKGDNMYSCERCKKLRNGVKYCKVLRLPEILCIHLKRFRHEVMYSFKINSHVSFPLEGLDLRPFLAKECVSQITTYDLLSVICHHGTAGSGHYIAYCQNVINGQWYEFDDQYVTEVHETVVQNAEAYVLFYRKSSEEAVRERQKVVSLATMKEPTLLQFYISREWLNKFNTFAEPGPITNHTFLCTHGGIPPNKYHYIDDLVVILPQTVWEYLYNRFGGGPAVNHLYVCSVCQVEIEALAKRRRIEIDTFIKLNKAFQAEESPSVIYCISMQWFREWEAFVKGKDNEPPGPIDNSRIALAKGGGHVQVKQGADYGQISEETWIYLNTLYGGGPEIPVRQNVAQVQELESLHGEQKIEAETRAA, encoded by the exons ATGGGAGATACAAGAGACATTTGTCCTCACCTCGATTCCATAGGTGAGGTCACCAAGGATGAACTGCTGCTCAAATCAAAG GGGACTTGCCAGTcgtgcagagctgggggaccgAACCTCTGGGCTTGCCTGCAG GTTGCTTGTCCTTATGTTGGGTGTGGGGAATCCTTTGCGGATCATAGCACCCTTCACGCACAG GCCAAAAAACACAACCTGACCGTGAACCTGACGACATTCCGGGTGTGGTGTTATGCCTGTGAAAAGGAGGTATTCTTGGACCAGAGACTGGCAGCACATGCACCATCCTCGTCATCAAAGTTCAGCGATCAG GAGCCTATATTGCCTGCTCACCCGTTGAAGGCAGTTCCAATTGCAGTGGCTGATGAAGGGGAATCGGAATCGGAGGAGGATGATCTGAAACCAAGAG GCCTTACTGGAATGAAAAACCTTGGGAACTCTTGCTACATGAATGCAGCGCTTCAGGCCCTCTCTAACTG CCCGCCTCTCACACAGTTTTTTCTGGAGTGTGGCGGGCTGGTGCGTACGGACAAGAAGCCAGCATTGTGCAAAAGTTACCAGAAACTGGTCTCTGAGGTTTGGCACAAGAAGCG CCCAAGCTATGTGGTTCCAAGCAGCTTGTCTCATGGAATTAAACTGGTCAACCCCATGTTCCGGGGCTATGCACAGCAG GACACCCAAGAGTTTCTGCGATGCCTGATGGACCAGCTTCATGAAGAGCTAAAGGAACCAATTGTTGCTGAGGCAAGAGACTCTGACTCCAGTGACACGGATGACAAGCGGGAAGGTGACCGTAGCCCCTCGGAGGATGAGTTCCTCTCTTGTGATTCGAGCAGTGACAGGGGTGATATGGATGGACAAAGCAGGACAGGGGGCATGAGCGGCTCCCTAGCAGAGGCAGAGTTGCTGATCCAGGATGAGGCCGGGAGAGGGATCTCTGAGAAAGAGAGGCTGAAAGACAGGAAATTCACCTACAGCCACCGGCGGAGCAACTCGGAACAAGTTGATGAGGATGCAGACGTTGATACCACCATGAATCCAATTGATGGCAGAGCTTCTCCTGAAACCCtacctcccccctgccctgccagcccATGTAGGACACCAG AGCCGGACAACGATGCCTATGTGCGCTGCTCCTCGCGCCCCTGCAGCCCGGTTCACCAGGAGATGCACTCCAAACTGTCCAGCAGCCCCCCTCGCTCCAGTCCTGTGCGCCTGGGACCTTCCTATGTGCTGAAAAAAG CCCAGGTGCTGGCTTCcgggaagaagaagaaagagcttCGTTACCGCAGCATTATTTCGGACATCTTTGATGGCTCCATTCTCAGCCTGGTGCAATGCCTCACCTGCGACAGA GTATCCACAACGGTGGAGACGTTCCAGGATCTGTCGCTGCCAATCCCTGGGAAGGAGGACTTGGCCAAGCTGCATTCCGCCATTTACCAAAATGTGCCTGCTAAGACAGGGGCCTGTGGGGACAATTACACCTCGCAAGGCTGGATTGCCTTCATCATGGAGTACATCAGGAG GTTTGTGGTGTCCTGTATCCCCAGTTGgttttggggtcctgtggtcacACTGGAGGACTGTCTTGCTGCCTTTTTTGCTGCCGAAGAGTTGAAAG GGGACAACATGTACAGCTGTGAACGGTGTAAAAA acTGCGGAATGGCGTGAAATACTGCAAAGTTCTCCGGTTACCTGAG ATCCTGTGCATCCACTTGAAACGGTTCCGGCACGAGGTCATGTATTCCTTCAAAATCAACAGCCATGTCTCCTTCCCGCTGGAAGGACTGGACCTTCGTCCCTTCCTGGCCAAGGAATGCGTCTCCCAGATCACCACCTACGATCTCttgtctgtcatctgccatcacggCACAGCAGGCA GTGGGCACTACATCGCGTATTGCCAGAACGTGATCAATGGCCAGTGGTATGAGTTTGATGATCAATATGTCACTGAGGTCCATGAGACAGTGGTACAGAACGCGGAGGCCTATGTCCTGTTCTACAG GAAGAGCAGTGAGGAGGCTGTGCGGGAGCGGCAGAAGGTCGTGTCCCTTGCCACCATGAAGGAACCCACCTTGCTGCAGTTCTACATCTCTCGAGAGTGGCTCAACAAATTCAACACCTTTGCAGAGCCTGGTCCCATTACCAACCACACGTTCCTGTGCACACATGGAG GGATCCCACCCAATAAATACCATTACATTGATGACCTGGTGGTGATACTGCCCCAGACTGTGTGGGAGTATCTGTATAACAG GTTTGGGGGAGGCCCTGCCGTGAACCATCTGTATGTGTGCTCGGTCTGCCAGGTGGAGATCGAAGCCCTGGCCAAACGCAGGAGGATTGAGATTGACACCTTCATTAAG CTGAACAAGGCATTCCAGGCAGAGGAGTCTCCCAGTGTCATCTACTGTATCAGCATGCAGTGGTTCCGTGAGTGGGAGGCTTTCGTCAAGGGGAAAGATAATG AGCCTCCTGGACCAATTGACAACAGCAGGATTGCACTCGCAAAAGGAGGTGGACACGTGCAGGTGAAGCAGG GAGCTGATTATGGGCAGATTTCCGAGGAGACGTGGATTTACTTGAACACGCTGTATGGAGGAGGGCCGGAAATCCCTGTACGCCAGAACGTCGCGCAGGTGCAGGAACTGGAGAGCCTGCATGGGGAACAGAAGATAGAGGCTGAGACGCGGGCTGCGTGA